The sequence CTATGATGTGCCCTGTAAGGTGGTCCATGTCAGAGGAGGAGGGTCAGAGCTGGAGCAGGTTGCAGTTGCAGAGCTCCATCAGCACTTTGAGAAGCATGGATCTCCAGTCATGATGGGAGGAGACAGGGACAACTCCTCCAAGGGGATTGTAGGGGTGTGCACTGGGGAGAAGGGGAGCTACCTGCTGATTGTTGACCCTCACTACTGTGGACGTCAGCTGGAGAAAGCAGAGTTGCAAAGCCGTGGGTGGGTGGCGTGGAAAAGAGTTTCATCCCTTGATCAGTCATCGTTTTATAATCTGTGTTTGCCTCAAACTCAAAAAATATCTAATTAAGTGACCTCAAAGCTCATATTTGTGGATGAATATGAGAATGTGGGATTTCCTTTTCCATTGATTCTACATGTAGAGCTCAGTAGAGTCTTGGTGAATTCTGAATCTCTCTGCTTTCTTTGACAAAATGTTGTGCtttgcattcatttatttaaaccAGTTCCTTATCCCAATatgaaaaatttaaataaagCTCTATGACAACAACATTTACTTCTACTACTTAGCTACTTCAATTGAACAACATGAtaaaatgaaggttaaataaaataaatggtaaaaactGATCAGTTCAGGTGTTTGGAGATCCATAAATATTGTATATTAGGGATTAAGCACTGGAGGAAAGTAGCAGTGAGtcttcaaactgtgttcaaactgtttttgttttttgttttgttttttgcaataaTACTCTGAAATACTTCTTATATGATTTACTATTAAAGTGACTAAAAGGTTTATTAGGAAAAACACAATAACACATTCAAGCCCCGTTGGACTTAGTGAGATAGTGCCATTAATTCATCATTTTATTGCTTGTAGTACATGATTATTTTGTCGTACATGATTATTTTGACACATTTACTTTCATGTATTTGAGTTACAGGAACGTCAAAGCTTTCTCTGTAACTTCAATTATAACAGATTTCAATCAAACTTCCTCTCAGTTATCTGGCACACAGTCATTGTAAAAAATCTGGAAGTTTTTATCCACATCCATTCTGCTTTTGAGGAATTTCTCCAGGTTTTTGAGAGGAACTTCTACCATCTGGTTGCTGACACGATCGTTCATCCCATAAGCTCCAAACACAGGGAACTTGTAGCGCACAAAGTACGGTGCATTTTGGTCGAAGTCAGTGCAGCAGTAGGCTGACCACATGTACTCAGGAACAGCCACCCTGTCAAGATTGTTGCGGCGGATTGTGTGTCCAGAAGTGGTGACTCCAGTGACCACAAAAGCTTTGCCACGGCAGTAGTTGTTGAGCCGTTTACGGATGAGGTACTGGTGTTCTGTCCAAGGTCCCATATTAAACTCCCTGATCTGAGGAACCACATTAGTCAGAGTGTAGGTGGATGCTTTGTCCAGAGGGTCAGCCTGGTGCTCATCAGGATTGAGTTGGCCTCGTTCATA comes from Sphaeramia orbicularis chromosome 18, fSphaOr1.1, whole genome shotgun sequence and encodes:
- the LOC115439008 gene encoding endonuclease domain-containing 1 protein-like; this translates as MMIPRSRNCAMSLTAVMMVLIWNMLPQETWAGVVGDFNHVERCKDSLYMGTPPRGYLSNSFKKICQRYEDKPRFVTLYDPQRHIPIYSAYIFKKSDGDKKVDFPWMFEPQLASEKGSSNMEPFPQSSNMHMNFEDTQAVLEDYADVVQYERGQLNPDEHQADPLDKASTYTLTNVVPQIREFNMGPWTEHQYLIRKRLNNYCRGKAFVVTGVTTSGHTIRRNNLDRVAVPEYMWSAYCCTDFDQNAPYFVRYKFPVFGAYGMNDRVSNQMVEVPLKNLEKFLKSRMDVDKNFQIFYNDCVPDN